In Massilia violaceinigra, one DNA window encodes the following:
- a CDS encoding HAD-IA family hydrolase: MSNLTRSAPLWLFDLDNTLHNASHAIFPTITANMNVFIARVLGDGVTPASADVVNAARLDYWQRYGATLLGMIKHHQVSAADFLHETHHIERLEDMIRYERGLARLLKRLPGQKILLTNAPTRYSTDVMRHLGLRRHFSHHIAIENMHVHGQLRPKPSKLMLRRLLRKHGVAAQRCILVEDTLANLRTAKQVGMRTAWVTQYLRMADPIGVAPLPKKLKRPAYVDVKVKSVLQLPRCMNRLR, from the coding sequence GTGTCCAATCTTACCCGCTCCGCCCCGCTCTGGTTGTTCGATCTCGACAATACCCTGCATAACGCCTCGCACGCGATTTTCCCCACCATCACCGCCAACATGAACGTGTTCATCGCGCGCGTGCTGGGCGACGGCGTTACGCCCGCCAGCGCGGACGTGGTCAACGCCGCCCGCCTCGACTACTGGCAACGCTACGGCGCCACCCTGCTCGGGATGATCAAGCACCACCAGGTCAGCGCCGCCGACTTCCTGCACGAAACCCACCACATCGAGCGGCTGGAAGACATGATCCGCTACGAACGCGGGCTGGCGCGCCTGCTCAAGCGCTTGCCGGGACAAAAAATCCTGCTGACCAACGCGCCGACCCGCTATTCGACCGACGTGATGCGCCATCTGGGATTGCGGCGCCACTTCAGTCACCACATCGCCATCGAAAACATGCACGTGCACGGCCAGCTGCGGCCCAAGCCGTCCAAGCTGATGCTGCGCCGCCTGCTGCGCAAGCACGGCGTTGCCGCGCAGCGCTGCATCCTGGTCGAAGACACCCTGGCCAACCTGCGCACCGCCAAACAGGTGGGAATGCGCACCGCCTGGGTCACCCAGTACCTGCGCATGGCCGATCCGATCGGTGTTGCGCCGTTGCCAAAAAAGTTAAAACGCCCCGCTTATGTCGATGTCAAAGTAAAATCCGTGCTTCAGTTGCCGAGATGCATGAATCGACTGCGCTGA
- a CDS encoding DUF29 domain-containing protein, with translation MADLYDTDVVAWAYQQAALLRARQWSALDFDNIAEEIEGVAKAEKRELGRRMSALFAQLLEWKLHPERRDSGLLRSIGDQRVSIGRVLRKMPSLQSALIDIEWLDDAWKDALGIAGGNMELDGLPRRCPWTLVQVLAEHFLPD, from the coding sequence ATGGCAGATTTGTACGACACCGACGTGGTGGCCTGGGCATACCAACAGGCTGCCTTATTGCGCGCGCGGCAGTGGTCGGCGCTCGACTTTGACAATATCGCCGAAGAGATCGAAGGCGTGGCCAAGGCTGAAAAGCGCGAGCTGGGGCGGCGCATGTCGGCCTTGTTTGCGCAATTGCTGGAATGGAAGCTGCATCCTGAGCGGCGCGACAGTGGATTGCTAAGGAGTATCGGCGACCAGCGCGTCAGTATCGGGCGCGTCTTGCGCAAGATGCCCAGTTTGCAATCGGCCTTGATCGACATCGAATGGCTCGACGATGCCTGGAAGGATGCTCTGGGCATTGCCGGCGGAAACATGGAACTGGACGGACTTCCGCGAAGGTGCCCGTGGACGCTTGTCCAAGTGCTGGCTGAGCATTTTTTGCCGGATTAG
- the slmA gene encoding nucleoid occlusion factor SlmA yields the protein MASTKPGQRKLQILQALATMLEQPKGEKITTAALAARLDVSEAALYRHFASKAQMFEGLIEFIESSVFGLINQIAENEQGGVDQAHAVLQMLLGFAANNPGMTRVLIGDALVNEDERLQLRMNQFYDKIELACKQSLRLAVTQGHGQEADVAARASLLVSYVVGRWHRYAKSGFRHNPTEGTALQLSLLLAA from the coding sequence ATGGCAAGCACCAAGCCGGGCCAGCGCAAGCTGCAAATCCTCCAGGCTCTGGCCACCATGCTGGAGCAGCCCAAAGGCGAGAAAATCACCACGGCGGCACTGGCAGCACGGCTGGACGTATCCGAAGCGGCGCTGTACCGCCACTTCGCCAGCAAGGCGCAAATGTTCGAAGGTTTGATCGAATTCATCGAATCGAGCGTCTTCGGCCTGATTAACCAGATCGCCGAAAACGAACAGGGCGGCGTCGACCAGGCGCACGCCGTGCTGCAGATGCTGCTCGGCTTCGCGGCCAACAATCCCGGCATGACGCGCGTGCTGATCGGCGACGCCCTGGTCAACGAAGATGAGCGCCTGCAGCTGCGCATGAACCAGTTCTACGACAAGATCGAACTGGCGTGCAAGCAGTCGCTGCGCCTGGCCGTCACCCAGGGACACGGCCAGGAAGCCGACGTCGCCGCCCGCGCCAGCCTGCTGGTGAGCTACGTGGTCGGACGCTGGCACCGCTACGCCAAGAGCGGCTTCCGCCACAACCCGACCGAGGGCACGGCCCTCCAGCTTTCCTTGTTGCTGGCGGCCTGA
- a CDS encoding VOC family protein — protein MASITGIDHVQVAMPVGGEAQARAFYSGVLGLAEVPKPAHLAVRGGAWFQCGAAQLHLGADSAFQSARKAHPALIVDGFDEFVGALADVGVQVQLEEMVAGLRRATVNDPFGNKVELIEQR, from the coding sequence ATGGCAAGTATCACAGGAATCGACCATGTGCAGGTAGCCATGCCGGTCGGCGGCGAAGCGCAGGCGCGCGCCTTTTACAGTGGCGTGCTGGGCCTGGCCGAAGTGCCCAAGCCGGCCCATCTGGCCGTGCGCGGCGGAGCCTGGTTCCAGTGCGGCGCCGCCCAGCTGCACCTGGGGGCCGACAGCGCCTTCCAGAGCGCCAGAAAAGCGCATCCAGCCCTCATCGTCGACGGTTTCGATGAGTTCGTCGGTGCGTTGGCTGACGTTGGCGTCCAGGTCCAGCTGGAAGAGATGGTCGCCGGCTTGCGGCGCGCCACCGTGAACGATCCCTTCGGGAACAAGGTCGAGCTCATCGAGCAACGTTAA
- a CDS encoding CopG family transcriptional regulator has product MNARDLKLKPAESEKITINLGLIDLGQIDLLVSEGFYSNRTDLIRTAIRNQLNTHAEVVRQTVARKSLVLGMHHYSRADLEAALEAGERLQIQVLGMASIASDVSVELALATIESIFVLGALHASSVIKTALAGRIL; this is encoded by the coding sequence ATGAATGCCCGGGACCTGAAACTCAAACCCGCTGAATCGGAAAAAATCACCATCAATCTGGGCTTGATCGATCTGGGCCAGATCGACCTGTTGGTCAGTGAAGGCTTTTATTCGAACCGGACCGACCTGATACGCACAGCGATCCGGAACCAGTTGAACACCCATGCCGAGGTGGTACGGCAAACGGTGGCGCGCAAGAGCCTGGTGTTGGGAATGCATCACTATTCCCGCGCCGACCTCGAAGCGGCGCTGGAAGCGGGGGAACGGCTGCAGATCCAGGTACTGGGCATGGCCAGCATTGCCAGCGACGTGTCGGTGGAACTGGCGCTGGCAACCATCGAATCCATCTTTGTGCTTGGCGCCCTGCATGCGAGCAGCGTGATCAAGACAGCACTGGCGGGCCGCATCCTTTGA
- the pabB gene encoding aminodeoxychorismate synthase component I: MNPVDCFALLDDATGGGSRLYTGHAGALRCDDAGTWPDLLAQLQAALGRGLHAVAVLSYELGGHLLGIGTHHATGPLAQLLLFDTCTRLSFDEVTAWLAAHAPAQDGPAGIGNVRANVDQAAFSDALKRIHDYIAAGDTYQVNYTYRLHFDAFGSPHALYARLRARQPVPYGALIALPDGGAVLSLSPELFVRHQGGELVARPMKGTAPASDDEAGNARRASALAADVKNRAENLMIVDLLRNDLGRIAVTGSVEVPALFDVQRFASVLQMTSTVRARLRPDATLADIFAALYPCGSITGAPKRRAMEIIRELEPAARGVYTGAIGWFDPASTPDAIGDFCLSVPIRTLTLQAQHGGTRRGEMGVGAGIVYDSDAADEYAECQLKARFLTGLQNEIEVFETLHATRDDGCRHRALHLARMARSARYFGFPFDQADAHAALDAACAALAPGVASRMRLALGPSGAFSVQSGALAALAQPVRVLLAEDAMRADDLFLRHKTSVRTRYDAAWRAAEAQGAFDMLFFNERGELTEGGRSNVFVQVDGRWRTPALACGLLPGIMRALVLADARWDAEEGIVTRAMLERATGLMVCNALRGPMMAVLA, from the coding sequence ATGAACCCCGTGGACTGCTTTGCCCTGCTCGACGACGCCACCGGCGGCGGTTCGCGCCTGTACACGGGCCATGCGGGTGCCTTGCGCTGCGACGACGCCGGCACATGGCCGGACTTGCTGGCGCAGTTGCAGGCGGCGCTCGGACGCGGCCTGCATGCGGTGGCGGTGCTCAGTTATGAACTGGGCGGGCACCTGCTCGGCATCGGCACGCACCATGCCACCGGTCCGCTGGCGCAGCTGCTGCTGTTCGACACCTGCACCCGCTTGTCATTCGACGAGGTGACGGCCTGGCTGGCCGCGCACGCGCCGGCGCAGGATGGCCCGGCCGGTATCGGCAACGTGCGCGCCAACGTCGACCAAGCCGCGTTCAGCGACGCCTTGAAGCGCATCCACGACTACATCGCCGCCGGCGACACCTACCAGGTCAACTACACCTACCGCCTGCACTTCGACGCCTTCGGCTCGCCCCACGCGCTGTATGCCCGCCTGCGCGCGCGCCAGCCGGTGCCCTACGGCGCCCTGATCGCCCTGCCCGACGGCGGCGCCGTGCTGTCGCTCTCGCCCGAACTGTTCGTGCGCCACCAAGGCGGTGAGCTGGTCGCGCGCCCCATGAAAGGCACCGCCCCCGCCAGCGACGACGAGGCCGGGAATGCGCGCCGCGCCAGCGCGCTGGCGGCCGACGTCAAGAACCGCGCCGAAAACCTGATGATCGTCGACCTGCTGCGCAACGACCTCGGACGCATCGCCGTCACCGGCAGCGTCGAGGTGCCGGCGCTGTTCGACGTGCAGCGCTTTGCCAGCGTGCTGCAGATGACGTCCACCGTGCGCGCCCGCCTGCGCCCGGACGCTACCTTGGCCGACATCTTCGCCGCGCTGTACCCGTGCGGCTCGATCACCGGCGCACCCAAGCGGCGCGCGATGGAAATCATCCGCGAGCTCGAACCGGCCGCGCGCGGCGTCTACACGGGCGCCATCGGCTGGTTCGATCCAGCTTCCACGCCTGACGCGATCGGCGACTTTTGCCTGTCGGTGCCGATCCGCACCCTGACGCTGCAGGCGCAGCACGGCGGCACGCGGCGCGGCGAGATGGGCGTGGGCGCCGGCATCGTGTACGACAGCGACGCCGCCGACGAATATGCCGAGTGCCAGCTCAAGGCGCGCTTCCTGACCGGCCTGCAAAATGAGATCGAGGTCTTCGAAACCCTGCACGCCACGCGCGACGATGGCTGCCGCCACCGCGCGCTGCACCTGGCGCGCATGGCGCGGTCGGCGCGCTACTTCGGCTTCCCGTTCGACCAAGCCGATGCCCACGCGGCGCTGGACGCCGCCTGCGCCGCGCTGGCGCCCGGGGTGGCCTCGCGCATGCGGCTCGCGCTCGGCCCGTCCGGCGCGTTCAGCGTGCAAAGCGGCGCACTGGCCGCGCTGGCGCAGCCGGTGCGCGTGCTGCTGGCGGAGGACGCGATGCGCGCCGACGATCTGTTCCTGCGCCACAAAACCAGCGTGCGCACGCGCTACGACGCCGCCTGGCGCGCGGCCGAGGCGCAAGGCGCTTTCGATATGCTGTTCTTCAACGAGCGCGGCGAACTGACCGAGGGAGGCCGCAGCAATGTGTTCGTGCAGGTCGACGGGCGCTGGCGCACTCCCGCCCTGGCGTGCGGCCTGCTGCCCGGGATCATGCGCGCGCTGGTGCTGGCCGACGCCCGGTGGGATGCGGAAGAAGGCATCGTCACGCGCGCGATGCTGGAGCGCGCCACCGGCCTGATGGTTTGCAATGCGCTGCGCGGACCGATGATGGCGGTGCTGGCCTAA
- the argB gene encoding acetylglutamate kinase yields MTAPLPKLKTDHQDDLTAVSPQIKAQILAEALPYIRNFHGKTIVIKYGGNAMTDERLKHGFARDVILLKLVGMNPVVVHGGGPQIDNALKKIGKQGSFVQGMRITDEETMEVVEWVLGGEVQQDIVMLINHYGGQAVGLTGKDGGLIRARKMAMPDKENPGEFLDIGFVGEIDAINPAVVKALQDDAFIPIISPIGFGQDGQAYNINADVVAGKIAEILKAEKLIMMTNIAGVQDKKGNLVTDLSAREIDEMFADGTISGGMLPKISSALDAAKSGVNTVHIIDGRIEHSLLLEVLTEQAFGTMIRSH; encoded by the coding sequence ATGACCGCTCCTTTGCCCAAACTGAAGACCGACCATCAAGACGACCTGACCGCGGTTTCCCCGCAGATCAAGGCGCAGATCCTGGCCGAGGCACTCCCGTATATCCGCAATTTCCATGGCAAGACCATTGTCATCAAATACGGCGGCAATGCGATGACCGACGAACGCCTCAAGCACGGCTTCGCGCGCGACGTCATCCTGCTCAAGCTGGTCGGCATGAACCCGGTCGTGGTGCACGGCGGCGGTCCGCAAATCGACAACGCCCTGAAAAAAATCGGCAAGCAAGGCAGCTTCGTGCAAGGCATGCGCATCACCGACGAAGAAACCATGGAAGTGGTCGAATGGGTGCTCGGCGGCGAAGTCCAGCAAGATATCGTGATGCTGATTAACCACTACGGCGGCCAGGCTGTCGGCCTGACCGGCAAAGATGGCGGCCTGATCCGCGCACGCAAAATGGCCATGCCCGACAAGGAAAACCCGGGCGAGTTCCTCGACATCGGTTTTGTCGGCGAAATCGATGCCATCAACCCGGCCGTGGTCAAGGCGCTGCAGGACGACGCCTTCATTCCGATCATTTCGCCGATCGGCTTCGGACAGGATGGCCAGGCCTACAACATCAATGCCGATGTCGTCGCAGGCAAGATCGCGGAAATCCTGAAAGCCGAAAAGCTGATCATGATGACCAACATCGCCGGCGTGCAAGATAAAAAAGGCAACCTCGTGACCGATCTGTCGGCGCGCGAGATCGACGAAATGTTCGCCGACGGCACCATTTCGGGCGGCATGCTGCCTAAAATTTCATCGGCACTCGATGCGGCCAAGTCGGGCGTGAACACGGTTCACATCATCGACGGACGAATTGAGCACTCTTTGCTGCTCGAAGTCTTGACCGAACAGGCTTTTGGCACTATGATCCGGTCGCACTAA
- a CDS encoding thioesterase family protein, producing MSPDLQPGYRFEWSYTVPARATVPQLYHDTDFCRDMPDVLATGYMVGMMELACVHGIMPFTDWPREQSVGTMVHFSHFAPTPPGMTLVIKGEVLEVAGRRVLFRVEAWDGVDRICEGTHERHVIDPARFNARVAAKVATGAGTGGGAA from the coding sequence ATGAGTCCCGACCTGCAACCCGGCTACCGCTTCGAGTGGAGCTACACCGTCCCGGCGCGCGCCACCGTGCCGCAGCTGTACCACGACACCGATTTCTGCCGCGACATGCCCGACGTGCTCGCCACCGGCTACATGGTCGGCATGATGGAACTGGCCTGCGTGCACGGCATCATGCCGTTCACGGACTGGCCGCGCGAGCAAAGCGTGGGCACCATGGTGCATTTTTCGCATTTCGCGCCGACCCCGCCCGGCATGACGCTGGTAATCAAAGGCGAAGTGCTCGAAGTGGCGGGTCGGCGCGTGCTGTTCCGCGTCGAGGCCTGGGACGGTGTCGACCGCATCTGCGAAGGCACCCACGAGCGTCACGTGATCGATCCGGCCCGCTTCAATGCCAGGGTGGCCGCCAAGGTTGCCACCGGCGCCGGGACCGGGGGCGGAGCCGCATGA
- a CDS encoding cysteine-rich CWC family protein, giving the protein MSTCSRCGAQFGCAMADGTAGPCWCTELPPAVAVPVEGGAAACWCPACLKAHIEAQRASLAEPARE; this is encoded by the coding sequence ATGAGTACCTGCAGCCGCTGTGGGGCGCAGTTCGGCTGCGCCATGGCCGACGGCACAGCGGGGCCGTGCTGGTGCACGGAACTGCCGCCGGCGGTGGCGGTGCCGGTCGAGGGCGGCGCGGCTGCTTGCTGGTGTCCGGCGTGCCTGAAGGCGCATATCGAGGCGCAGCGAGCCAGTTTGGCCGAGCCGGCGCGTGAATGA
- a CDS encoding DUF29 domain-containing protein, protein MMASLYDMDVLAWSIEQAALLRERRWFALDIENLAEEIEEVGNNVRRELGSRMAVLIAHLLKWQLQPQLRSKSWRATIDVQRESIAIKLAKVPSLKHTLADDAWFVEIWNDALVIAFNDTGLHQFPRTPVWTTAQVLDSTFFPA, encoded by the coding sequence ATGATGGCTAGTCTGTACGACATGGACGTGCTTGCCTGGTCGATCGAACAGGCGGCGCTGTTGCGCGAACGCCGGTGGTTCGCGCTCGATATTGAGAACCTTGCCGAGGAGATCGAGGAAGTGGGCAATAACGTGCGGCGCGAACTGGGCAGCCGGATGGCCGTGCTGATTGCCCACCTGCTCAAGTGGCAGCTTCAGCCGCAATTGCGCAGCAAAAGCTGGCGCGCAACGATCGATGTGCAGCGCGAGAGCATTGCAATAAAGCTCGCTAAAGTGCCGAGCCTGAAGCACACGCTGGCTGATGACGCGTGGTTTGTAGAGATTTGGAACGACGCGCTGGTCATTGCCTTCAATGACACCGGGCTGCACCAGTTCCCGCGGACGCCTGTATGGACCACCGCGCAAGTGTTGGACTCGACGTTTTTCCCCGCATAG
- a CDS encoding TraB/GumN family protein — protein sequence MRRPIIVVFLSLLMLALPAAWGAERGALFKISGSGHTMHLFGTMHVGLPEFYPLEPRIATAVKDASALALEVDLLQDPAKLGAAMQAHALLAPGKPGFQDRSPAFRKRVEQALKKAKIDPAAVARFKPWLVATTLTLAEYAAEGYQAELAVDIKLAQMARASKVPVIELESISAQFAMFDRLGAEEQWKFLEESVDMMESGKQRAEMRQIVDAWGSADKAGLDAVAAKVESDTSVSGKFMQKILLDERNGPLADKLAALLVKQDKSVAAIGVLHLIGKNSVPALLRARGLKVERVY from the coding sequence ATGAGACGTCCGATTATAGTGGTGTTCCTCAGTTTGCTGATGCTGGCCCTGCCGGCGGCATGGGGCGCCGAGCGCGGCGCGCTGTTCAAGATCAGTGGCAGCGGCCATACGATGCATTTGTTCGGCACCATGCATGTGGGCTTGCCGGAGTTCTATCCGTTGGAGCCGCGCATTGCCACCGCCGTGAAGGATGCCTCGGCGCTGGCGCTGGAAGTGGACCTGCTGCAGGACCCGGCCAAGCTGGGTGCGGCGATGCAGGCGCACGCCTTGCTCGCGCCCGGCAAGCCGGGCTTCCAGGATCGCTCGCCAGCCTTTCGCAAGCGCGTGGAACAGGCCTTGAAAAAGGCGAAGATCGATCCGGCCGCGGTGGCGCGCTTCAAGCCGTGGCTGGTGGCGACCACCCTGACCCTGGCCGAGTACGCGGCTGAGGGTTACCAGGCCGAGCTGGCGGTCGACATCAAGCTGGCGCAGATGGCGCGCGCGAGCAAGGTGCCGGTAATCGAGCTCGAATCGATCAGTGCCCAGTTCGCGATGTTCGACCGCTTGGGCGCGGAGGAGCAGTGGAAGTTCCTGGAAGAGAGCGTGGACATGATGGAGTCCGGCAAGCAGCGCGCCGAAATGCGCCAGATCGTCGACGCCTGGGGCTCGGCGGACAAGGCCGGGCTCGATGCGGTGGCGGCCAAGGTCGAGAGCGACACCAGCGTATCCGGCAAATTCATGCAGAAAATTCTGTTGGACGAACGCAACGGCCCGCTGGCGGACAAGCTGGCCGCTTTGCTGGTCAAACAGGACAAGAGCGTGGCGGCGATCGGGGTATTGCATCTGATCGGTAAGAACAGCGTACCGGCATTGCTGCGCGCGCGCGGGCTGAAGGTCGAGCGGGTGTACTGA
- a CDS encoding DUF29 domain-containing protein, which produces MANLYDEDVLAWSIKQAALLRERRWSALDIENLAEEIEDVGNSVRRELGSRMAVLIAHLLKWQFQPQLRSKSWLKTMQVQRASIARKLGKVPSLKSALTDNDGRQEVWDDALVLALKETGLHEFPDTPIWTSAQILDPAFLPR; this is translated from the coding sequence ATGGCGAATCTGTACGACGAGGATGTGCTTGCCTGGTCGATCAAACAGGCGGCGCTGTTGCGCGAACGCCGCTGGTCCGCGCTCGATATTGAGAACCTTGCCGAGGAGATCGAGGACGTGGGCAACAGCGTGCGGCGCGAACTCGGCAGCCGGATGGCCGTGCTGATTGCTCACCTGCTCAAGTGGCAGTTCCAGCCGCAATTGCGCAGTAAAAGCTGGCTCAAAACGATGCAGGTGCAGCGCGCCTCGATCGCCCGTAAGCTCGGCAAGGTCCCCAGTCTCAAGAGCGCACTTACCGATAATGACGGGCGGCAAGAGGTCTGGGACGACGCGCTGGTACTTGCCCTCAAGGAGACCGGGCTGCATGAGTTTCCGGACACGCCAATATGGACCAGTGCGCAGATACTGGACCCGGCATTTCTTCCTCGGTAG
- a CDS encoding extracellular catalytic domain type 1 short-chain-length polyhydroxyalkanoate depolymerase codes for MKLNEKLFANMRAATKTLMGQGPKAATSAIHEALKVLTPHKAAAAQQAAAAREGAATMRDLNTPPAHARTAGRDSVVPPVPPTQAQAGSQAGSQPQDAAAPTQEQYVKNAVQEATAAFNNLMPDLLAKLDRAGTSGHTAFKMPHFDLPGMHGGMSSTPAEALPGKFTDGSFTNAAGTRTYKLYEPSSYNGQPMPLVVMLHGCTQDPDDFATGTQMNALAEEMQCLVVYPAQSMQANSSRCWNWFNAVDQQRGQGEPSIIAGITEAVMHNHAVDKSQVYVAGLSAGGAMATIMGTLYPELYAAVGVHSGLPFASAHDLPSALAAMKGNFGPQKASGKSIPIIVFHGDKDTTVHPVNGDELIKRGAHHESKGFVTEPGRVPDGHAYTRTVHQRADGTPQAEQWLIHGAGHAWSGGSARGSYTDGKGPDASREMMRFFQTKR; via the coding sequence ATGAAACTCAATGAGAAACTGTTCGCGAATATGCGGGCCGCAACCAAGACCCTGATGGGCCAGGGACCGAAGGCCGCTACCAGCGCCATTCATGAGGCCCTCAAGGTCCTGACGCCCCACAAAGCCGCGGCTGCCCAGCAGGCAGCGGCAGCGCGCGAAGGCGCCGCCACGATGCGCGACCTGAACACGCCGCCGGCGCACGCCAGAACGGCCGGGCGCGACAGCGTGGTACCGCCGGTCCCGCCAACCCAAGCGCAAGCGGGATCGCAAGCAGGGTCCCAGCCGCAGGACGCAGCCGCGCCCACGCAGGAGCAATACGTCAAAAATGCGGTGCAGGAAGCAACCGCGGCATTCAACAACCTGATGCCCGACCTGCTGGCCAAGCTCGACCGTGCGGGAACGAGCGGCCATACCGCGTTCAAGATGCCGCATTTCGACCTGCCCGGCATGCACGGCGGCATGTCGTCGACCCCGGCGGAGGCGCTTCCTGGCAAATTTACGGATGGCAGCTTCACGAATGCGGCCGGCACCCGGACTTACAAGTTGTACGAGCCGAGCAGCTACAACGGGCAGCCGATGCCGCTGGTGGTCATGTTGCACGGGTGCACCCAAGACCCGGACGACTTCGCCACGGGCACGCAGATGAACGCGCTGGCCGAAGAAATGCAGTGCCTGGTCGTGTATCCGGCGCAATCGATGCAAGCCAATTCCTCGCGCTGCTGGAACTGGTTCAATGCGGTCGACCAGCAACGCGGCCAGGGTGAACCATCGATTATTGCCGGCATTACCGAGGCGGTGATGCACAACCATGCCGTCGACAAGAGCCAGGTGTATGTCGCCGGGCTGTCGGCCGGCGGCGCGATGGCAACCATCATGGGCACCTTGTATCCGGAACTGTATGCGGCCGTGGGTGTGCATTCGGGGCTGCCGTTCGCGTCGGCCCACGATCTGCCGTCGGCGCTGGCGGCGATGAAGGGCAATTTCGGACCGCAAAAGGCCAGCGGCAAGTCGATTCCCATCATCGTGTTCCATGGCGACAAGGATACGACCGTGCATCCGGTCAATGGCGACGAGCTGATCAAGCGCGGCGCGCATCACGAGTCGAAAGGTTTCGTCACCGAGCCGGGCCGCGTGCCGGACGGGCACGCCTACACGCGCACCGTGCACCAGCGCGCCGACGGGACCCCGCAGGCGGAACAGTGGCTGATCCACGGGGCCGGCCATGCCTGGTCCGGTGGCAGCGCGCGCGGCAGCTATACCGATGGCAAGGGTCCGGATGCCAGCCGGGAAATGATGCGTTTTTTCCAGACCAAGCGCTAA